ATTGCCTTCCTTCAGTCAGAATTTTCATAAATGCAGCCCCGGGTCGTCGAGGAGAGGTGGACGAACAGTGATGCGTTCAGGAGGATCTCTGGGTGTAGAAGAGGATGTAGGCCTGAGTGTTGCACACCTCCTCCACACTGCACACCTTCATCTCAGAGTCATTGCAGTGAACCCAAAAACCTGAGAAGCAACAAATGAACTGTTAAACATTCTTTTAAATAACCAACATTCAGAGTCAgagtggcacaatgcagcacgTCCCTCATGGAGTCCATTCTTGACACCAGACAGGTGATTAAATACAGAGAAGCACAGGCTTTTGCTGATTTATTCCCGTGTTTTCTCAGCTACTCATATCTACATTCTCGAGGCAGAGGCTACTGACGACTAATAAAAGATAAGAGGTCAGTAAACATAAAATACTATTATGTTGTTCATGTTTACGTCATTATTTTATGTGATGTTTGTAGATTAGCCTACTTTGGTTGCactattttttccctttcatttcaTCAAACACTTTCAAAACTGCTGTGCATGTCACATGCTGTATTTCAGTGTGTAAATACCACATTTCACTTTGGCTTGGGCAAAGCCTTGGGCAAAAGAGACGTCACCGGAAAAGCGGCCCGTCATCAGCAAATGTTAAAATGtctaatttacatttttctgaCTGTATTATACCCCAGAGATCAAGAGGAGTTGCAACCGATGGggggttttgtcttttttttatgaacgtaaatgaaaatgaattaatgcAATAGATGtcatcagtcgtctgcagaaaTGCCTTGAGAAACACAGCTTTTAGAACAGTTTGATTCGGGAAACAGTTTCATCAGTCAAAGAACATTGAGGCTGAGGAGTTGGGCGCAGCTCTGGACCCCTCGACGTTTATAAATTAAATAtcagatgttttcaaaatacCAGTACTCAGAATTGTTTTACGCCGACTTCATATAACTCATCATCCATGACATTACTCGGCATATTCATCATGGTTACACTAGAGCGGCCTGGAGGAGCTCAGCACGTGCTCTCACCTCCTTCCGTGTTGTAGCAGTATGCAGTGTAGTGCCCTGAGCCGAAGCCTTTGCCATGATGCATGACGACAGCAGACAGATCGTAGGTGTAGCCTCCTCTGTGGACTGATTGACCTAAGCCAGTGCAGCAGTAGGGCTTGATGTTCAGAACCTGGTCAAAGGCCACGTGGACGCCGATTTTCTCTCTGTGGTTTCTTCCGGACCACCTGCACAGCCGGTGAGAGATAAGCCACGGTCTCACACATTGATGCAGCGTTAGGTTGAAGGGGATGTGTGTGGTGGGAACTCGCCTGAAACGTTTGAGGTGCAGCCGTAGAACCTGAGGTAAACGGTAGATCAGAAGCTGCTTTCGTGCCTCTGAAAGAACTAAAGGCTTGTGGGATGTTTTCCGTCTTCTCTCTGTCAAACAAAAAGCAAACGTCAGTCAACAAAGCAAATACGTCATCGTGAGACTAACATGCCAGTAGGACAGACTTTATATATAACAAATATACAAAAACGCCAAAAAGTCTGATGACAAAAACATGAGAATCCAGCAGCCCCAGGCTTTCTTTGCAACACCATGCGTTAAATTTACAAACTAACTCAGGCAACAAGATAAAGCAGATGATGGCACTTGAACAAAAGCAGTGGTGAGAGAAGGGACCATCTCCATTCGAGACTTTTCACACTGCGCAcactgtctcaagacaaagtgcGTTTGGCTGTGAAaggccacattctgttacagccatgGTGGAGGTCCGTTTATATCTGAGGGGACGATGACTCAAAGTGTtaaaagtgacagagaaataaggtggtcaagctgTTGGTTGCAAAAAGGCTTGGGCACGTGTTGCGCGgctcatgacgacttccttgagacgtgcttcgtcatgggtcacaaaccagctattttggaCATCGCCTGAGCCACAGAGAcatgaggctgcacagcagggggtgcaATCGGACTCGGGCCACCCGAGACAGCATCCTCAGAGTGAAAAGACCTCAAGTGTACTTACTGTTGCAGTGGTTGCAGGCATAGATCCTTCCTTCCAACGCCTCCATCTCCGTAAACTTTGACAGCATCTCGGTGAGGGTGCAGCTGCGCTGGTAAGCCGCGGAGCCTGAGCTTTTATCAGAGCTGTGGTATCGCTCTGGAAACTCCAAGGACAAGTCCCAGAACGGCTCAACTGTGTTTGACTTGTGCTTACAGGAAAGACATGTCACCTGATGGCCGaacaaagaaaagcaaacagacacacaaaacacactatGAGTATCTTTAGATAGAGAACAACAAGTATTGAAGAGATTAAAGGAAAGAAGAGTAATTCAAGAAGAATAATGTATGTCTTCAGTGCTTCTTGACAAACTCACCTGGCTGAGAAGTTGCCCATGAAAGATGGTGTTCAGAACCTTCAGGACTTGCTTGGACAGTTTCCTCTTGGTTATGGGGATAACTATCCTGCGTTTGGACCCCTCTGTGTCCAGCTCCTGCTGTACTTTGTCAAGCAGCTCACATAAAAACTCCTGGGCATCCTGCTGGTCGTAGCCACGGAAAGCAGGAATAAGGTTCCACACTGAGTGCAACATGGCAAATGGAGAAACCAGCGACCACCGGCCTGACCACATGACCCTGAAAAGTGTATGCAACTCGTGGCACAGGGACATCTGTTGGCGAGTGGAGCTTCGAGGTTCCTTGGGCTGAACCAACTCAGTAGTCTGAGAGGCAGGTGGGGGGTTTGGCTGTTGTCCCACCTGTAGATTCTCACTGCTTGCCTTCCCCACGCTTCCAAGAGGGCAGCCAATCAGCGGCCCACTACTGACCACACTCCCGCTCATCCCTTTCACTGCTTGTGAGTGATTGGTTTTGGCCAGCAGCTCCTCAGTCTCACACAGGTCCAAAGTGAGAAAACACTCCCTGAATTTCTGCAGGTGACTCAGCACTTGCAATATTGAGTTCATGTAACATGTGTTCCCCAGGTTTCGGAGACCAGTGACGCCAGGAGCCAGTCTCCGGCGGGACACAGTGTGTGTGGAGTAGTAACGCCCCAGTTTAGCTGCTCTGCCATTCTGAGGAGCTTTTCGGGAAAGGGGTAGAAGGGAAGGCTTCTTGGAAGGAGGTAGGCGTTCTGGAGGGTCACGGAATTTGCGAGGAATGAGCGTGATGGTCGAACGTGGAGCCTGAGTAAGAAGCCTGGCACTCTTTCTGGGAGGAACGTTGACCAGCTCTTCCAGGAGTCGCCTTTTGACCTCTTTCTTTTGCTGTCTGGCTGCTTCCAGTTTCTCTTTGCGTTGATTCTGCAACTCCTGGTGTTTTCTTATCCACCTCTGAAACATTTTTCCTAGTAGAGCTTTCCTCCTGTGATGCATTGCCACTTGCATGACGGGCTGTGGTCCACTTTCCATCGTGGAGGAGCGAAGAGAACGTCTTCCATTGCTCCGAACAGTCGAGAGCGCTCCCCTAAGCAGCTTTAGATCCCCCTCCGCATTGTCATTAAGGACATAATCGCCACATTCAAAGCAGAAGACATCCAGTTCACGAACCTCCATAGCCAGCGGATGTTCGGACTCCTGAAAGTGTTTTAGCGAGTGCTCCTCCACGTAATGTCCACAGGCCACGTGGGAGCACTTGAGGCAGGCCCAGACTGAATCTGTGGTGCTGCAGTCCATGCAGCGCCATTTTTGTGGGTTCAGGATGGAATGGTTATCCCCTAAACGAAAGCGCCCAACGTGTTTACAGCGATCCATCTCTGCAGCTACACATGTGGCCTCAGGGATGGGACACACATCCTGTTAACCAGCAGCGACTCATTCTGAAGAACAGACAGGAATAGACTCATTATCTTCCATGTATTCCCTTAGCAGGGATGTAGTGTATCAGACCCCAGTAAGAGTAACTGAGGTGGGCAAGCACCCCAAGTTATCAGTGCATCACAGgccacatacacacatatatacgcactcacacacacaatttacAGGAAGGTTGTGGTTCACTTGTGACATTTTGTGAGATCACAAAAACGCTgcaagaaatgaagaaaatgtagaGCCCACAGAGAGTGGTCCTCATCAAACCCAGAGCAGCCTcaagatagaaaaaaaatccttgcagTGAGGACGCAGTGCTTCACACAGGAAGATAACAATTAGTAAGTGCGGTCTCCAAATCAGGTGTCAACAACACCTCACACAGTATGAGATCACTAGGTAGCAAAAAGGcctatcattattattagtgtCAGTAAAATACCATGCAAGGACTTGTGTTAAATAATTCAAGCCACAATAGAGAGAGTTTAATGGTACATTTACCAAAGAGACAGTTGTATAATCCATGTATAGAGAAATACGTACCTTCTGTAACGATGGCAGGCTTGATCAGGTTTTCGGGAATTACATCACAAACGGAGAAAGCAGTCACAGCAAGATTCAGCCTTGTATCCCATGTTAGCTGTCATCAACAACATAGTCTGAAACACATGGAGAAAAATCATCACAGCTGCTCACTCAGTCACAGTCATTTAACTGTGATATCTGAGATGTAGAAACAACTaccgctctttttttttttttttttttttacaaagagACACCGAGAGTAGCAAAAACACAAGCCATTAAGTATTTGGGCCTTTTAAAAGTCAGCAAATTAACTTCTCTGTGACTGAACATTTGTTGTTAGCTGCTTTTGACGCAGGTCATACGATAAAATAGTCTTATGTCGAGTCGAATGGCAATAAGACATGTTGACGGCTATGTGTAGGTTCCCTCCCACTTCATCATCATTGTGCTTAAAGGATTCAGCTACAGGACATTTGGAGgttgaaaacatattttgtcaAGTATTAAATTAGTCACCAACAGGTTCTTTCGCTGAATAGTCATCACCACTCTCCTAGCACAATCCAAAGCAGACGAGAAATGACTGAGGTTACATGACCAATGTGACCCAAAATGTGTGGGACTCATTACTTTCACACCACACTAGTTTCAACCGGTTCAAACACGTTGTGTGCCATGTTTGTCAGTCTCTATAAGTCATAATTGACTAATCATTAAGGTAGGtggtgactagtcgactatgTACTAGTAAGTCTATCATTCTCATAACAAGACCTTCTGATGTCGTGTCCTTCAGCAGCACTGATCAAACTTCCAGCATTATCTCCACTACAGTTACTGACTTGATCACGGGACGTGATGATTCAAGGTTTGTTTATCTGGGGATTGATCAAGTTCAATATAATCTGAACACCTACGCCAAAGCCCATGATGCAGACAAGGACCCCGCTGTCCCTCTCTTCGCTCAAAAGACGGTCCTCGAATGTTTACGTGAGAATCCTCGGAGCGTCAACTGACGACGATTGTCCGTAGCCTGAGCTCTCCCGTCCTTTAATCCGTCAGTCCGGGTTCCAAAAGCTTCTCGCCTTGTCCAGACTGCTTGGCCTGGACCAAACGCCAGGCTCACTCTCTGCCACCGTGTTCCGCAGGAACAAAGAGCacctcagtgtgtgtttctgctgcaaCAGCCGATAACTTTGTAGGTCTGTAACAGCAGAAGCACGAACAAGTCCGCTCACACAACAGCTAGCCGCTAGCAGCCTCTGCAGTGGAGAGCGTTAGCCTCGGTTAGCTTTCTGCCTAGCGATGAAGCTACTTTGTCCGCGAACAGTGCAAACATCCGCCTCTCACTAGGACGCTCCTTAGAAGTTACCCGTGCTGGAGGTGCACCACACACGCACTGGGTTCGCTCGAATTCGGAGGTAACAACCGAGGTGGACCTAAAGGTTGCTCTTGGTTGGCAACTATCGCTGCTCGCCGTAGCGGGCTAATGAGCTGCGCCGCTCAAACTCCCTGTTGCATCCGCGACAAAAGCCGGTTCCTATCAGCTATTTCAGGCGGTTTTCTTTAATGGGCGGATACATGGTTACAGTAGACGGTGTGCAATGTTACCATCGTCTGAattcgtccatccatccaggaCTCTCTGGCTGCTTGTTGTGTCCTCAGATTGAACAACCCAACTCTCAATCTGAGTCCAGAGCCCGCAGTTCTCATTGGACCGCGGCTCACCGGCAGCCGGTCGCTCATTGGCCGGGGTCCGGAACAACAGGCAGCTGGATGCACCGCCCTCCCGCCCACCAGCGAGGCCACATGGAACAATAAGCGAGGGTAGCAACGTTACCGTTTCCCCCAACATCTGATCCCCGGTCCTATGAGTTCGTCATGGAGCAGATGATTGGATTCTTTTACTGCCCTGCATCGCAACTAAGTCGCAACCGCTGAACTTGCATGGCCGATTGCATATTAGAACTGTTGTATTAGTGTATGAATTACTGTCATTCAAATGTAAGTATTTACTCACACAAATCCAAAGTTTACATCACAAGGACATTTCACCTCACATTATTTAATTGAATGTCAAACCACGGTAACAGGAAATCTATTTTTAGAGACGCACATTCTGCAATTAACAAGTAATGAAACcacaaaataattcatgattacatctatacattttttaatagaaaatgtaaaaaaagacaattgaTACATCAGGTTTTCTTGAAAAACTGTTGAAAGaccataaacaaatacatttcccaACCAAATCAGCGTGCATTACTACTCTGGATTTGCAGTTTACGAAGTTTGTTAAACAATTCCAAATACTGAGTCATTGTGTCCACACAGTCTGCAGGTGCAAAAAGCCCTTCAGGTTTGGCGCTGAACACAGACGGCAACTCTGGAACGTTGGTACCAAGAAAAGACTGCATGAATTCCTTCATAAGATTCCAGCAGTCCCCAGGGATAACACAGGGACAGTACTCCACCTAAAAACACAGCGTCAGTATACCAGATTACGGTTGTACACAGTACAGTCTCAAGTGATTACCTCTACTGATATTCCTCTTGCACTGCAGCTCATCGTCACAGTGCCAACTTTAATTAAAAAGTCACAGTAGCGGTATCTGGAACCTCGACATTCCACCTTATGGGCCTTTGCGTTCTGAAAGTGGCTTTTCAGCTTGACCATAAGAACATCAAAATTTGCATCGGACACCAGGCAGGGTCCTCCTTCATACATTGCCAGGCAGCTCAACGGAGTTTCAGAGTTGTGCATGACATAGAGAAGTTTGGAGGGCTGTCCTGTGATGAAGAAATACGTCTCAGACCACAGGTAAAAACAGGACTtgaccaaacaaaaaatgaactgCTCAAGTGTCATAAACAGATACTATTATAGGACATCAGACAtcacaaaaagaacaaaatatgGCTGTTTTTCATTGAATATTACAATATTTTGCAGACTTACTCATCTACAGAAAAATTCAGGTTCAGGTTAAGGGGCGATGACATCAGGCAAGTTGGACAGCAGAGCAACATTGTCCAATCATTGCAGTTTAATTTATGATTGGTATGAAAACAGGAATGCATTTAGATGTGCAAACGAAACGTTCTATCCCTAAACAAACTACTTCACTCTCATGCTAATATGAGGAATTGCATCCTATATATACAGGGGttgaacaaaataatggaaaaaccttaaagcttttttagctttaaggtgttttcattattttgtgatgGATGTATTTATATATGAGGTGGAAAGTGGAAAATCGATCGTGTACCGCTGACGTTTCCAGTTGCATGGTATGTCTCACAGTCTACGCAGAAGCTGCCCTGTTTCACAGCACCAAGCTGCTCCAACTTCTTGTGCAGAAGGTCGACCGACTGTTGGACACTCTTGCCCTCTGCCACCGGTACCTGGCATACACTGTTTAATAAAGCCAAACAATAGTGTTAATTTGACAAACATTGAACCCATGCTACAAACCAAACAACGGCGCTAAGCGATCCCAGCTAACCGTGCATAAGTTGTTCGCCCGAGCAGATTATACAGAacatatacaaaaaaaatagtacAGTCACATTTAACTATTGGGCACTAAAGCCAAATACTTTAATTCTTACCAAGTGACTCCCATTTGTGTTTATCAGTTATGCTGTCAGCTACCGAATCGCCAACCCTCGCGGCGCTTGACTGATGACGTCACGACGGAAGCTTTTATGCGATATTAAACTGGGGCTCTCAGAGTCAtttgaaatgatgtttttttgtatATCGATCCAAACATAGTCTAGAATTGTTGACGCATATAGAAAATATGATTAATGCATATTCATGATTCTTCAACGTGGTTTACGGTCAGCCACTGCTGACACTTCCGGGTAAAGATTCAACTTCCGTTTTAACAATTGTAAAAAAAGtttcgggcaaaaaaaaaattaattgtaCGCACGACCGAAGAAAAACACTATACTTCCGACATTAGAAGTTGGTAAACGCTGTCGACACACGCtctctttataaaaaaaaaaaaaaaagaattgtggGGACGATTACGTAATACGTCACTTCCGTAGAACTGGACGCACATGTCGAACAGGCTGTTTACACTTTCGGGAAGGTTTTAACATCGTAAACTTATGAGACGATATACATAACTCATCGAATCCCAGTCTACGGCAATGCCAAAAGTAAAGAAGTCAAAGGGGGCGGGTGGCGAGAAGAGCGGGGTCGCAGTGGCGCTGGCTGACCAGATTCTTCAGGCGGACACGGTGCGGTCGAAAGGCCGGGTGAAGATTAGAGACACACGGGCTGAGAACGACGACTCGTACGTGGACGAGCGGCTGTCGCGGAAGATCTTACAGCAAGCAAGAATCCAGCAAGAGGAACTTCAGACGGAATATGGCCTGGCgccggagaagaagaagaaacctgTCACCGTTCTTGGTAAACATTGTTTCATTTGCTTGATACGAGACGATTTCGATGTTGGAGAGAGCATGTAAAATGCTGCTACCTCTGGTGGTTACTCGGTCTACGGCACCCACCGGAGTGACCCCAGGGCAGATGGGAGAGGGATCATATCCATTCTGCTGATAGTCTCAGTCTCCTGTCAAGAAGTTGCTGTGGTGCCTGGGGATGGAACTGGTGcctttcattttgttgtttcctcTGGATAAAGTGAAAGCTCATTTCTAGATCAGTCACAGTTTGGTTCTTCAAATCTGCTGCACTTTTCACTCCTGCCATTAAAGCATTTCAAGTACAGTCATAGTTTGTCTTTTCTCATCATGCGGGGCAAGCTAAATATAATGTGATTTTTGCTGAATTTGTAGGCCCACAGGACACACAGGACGCAGATTCAGACGAAGAGTGGCCTGCACTGGGAGCAGGACCATCAGACACTGATGTTGGGTGTGACACAGAGATTGTCGTTGATCCCGATGATGAAAAGGCCATTGAAATGTTCATGAATAAGAACCCACCCATGAGGTATGATCGAGCcatatcccttttttttttttaaaagaaatgagTGACATGTTGCCAGAACAATGTTGTCCTTGTACACCGTTTACAGACGCACCTTAGCGGACATTATTATGGAGAAGATAACAGAGAAACAGACTGAGGTTGGAACAGTCATGTCTGAAGTCTCTGGTCTTCCTGCTGCACAGCTCGACCCAAGGGTTGTAGAGGTCTATAGAGGTGTCAATAAGGTACTTCTTCTCATctaaaaatgaaactgtgtttttGGCTGCTTTATATCATTGGGTGTTATGGCAGCGCTTCAGTAGCTTCTGTTTTCAGATCCCTAAATAgtacttcctgttttctttgTGCCATGTAGGTTCTGTCCAAATATCGCAGTGGCAAGTTGCCCAAAGCCTTTAAAATCATCCCAGCATTATCAAACTGGGAGCAGGTCCTTTATTTGACTGAACCTGAGAGTTGGACTGCTGCTGCGATGTACCAAGCCACAAGGTGAGTCCcgttttattatttcataatcATATTAGATAGGATCTCTGAGtctatttaatacatttaaatgttggtttttttatgttttagaaTCTTCTCATCAAATTTGAAAGAGCGGATGGCCCAACGATTCTACAACCTGGTGCTCCTTCCGAGAGTGCGAGATGATATTGCAGAGTACAAACGACTTAACTATCATCTTTACAGTGCCCTCAAGAAAGCTTTGTTCAAACCAGGGGCGTGGTTCAAAGGTACGCTCAGTTATTCAATGGGGATCGTTTTGCTTAACATCATGTACATctctaaaacatttttttatcggCTTGTGTTTATGTAATATCTTTCAAATTTCTTCTTAGTTCAACACCACTGACAGTTTAGCTGAAACTAAAGcttgatgattattattaatatttattatgcTGCTGTTACTATTTTATGATTGTGTGAGTATGATGCAGAGAAAAGCGGCTCAATTATGCTGTCGAAGCACCAGATAGAATGGCAAAGAAATTAATGTCcagttttgttttatgtttttcatcTAATTGTAAATCGTCCATCAAATATTTTGTGAGTTACTTTATGTTTTGCATAAGAAATTGAACAGCGTGACGAGATTTGACCCACATTTTGATTTTCAATTTACTGTGTCACCGCAAAGGGGCAGTATTGCACAGAAAAATAACGCAATGAAGATCCGTAAATCCGTTGTCTTACATTTATAAATTTCAATTCCATCACTTCACTATTTTGTTCTACCAATCAACTATTCTTGGATATGACGTCAATTAATACAGCTTTAATATTTGAGGCTGCCCAACTCAAAATCCATATACTGTTTCTCAATACATGAAAGTGAACGTGCGAACTGTAAACAATGACAACCTCTACCACACGTACACAGTTGGTCAGTGCTGGTTAAAATCTGGCTTGAAACAACTGTGCGCCTGTGATGTGGATTTGGAtcatttctgtgtggagtttgtaacGATGCATTTTCAAAAACGATGTCCTCTTAATAACTTGCTTATGGTTTGGGAGTGAATGAGGGGGGAAAGCTTTAGGTAGTTCTCTTTAAACCTCTTCATCACATTCTTAGGTGTCTCCCAGTTAATCCATTCCTTCATAATCTCTGAAACATCTAGCTGTTTATGTGctactgttttttaaaatgactgtGCTTAACATTTTCTGTAGGAGAGTTGTGGGGCAAAACGTGAGGCAACAGAAACTCTTGCCAACTGATGATTTATCTCTTGATAACTAGGTATTTTAATCCCCCTGTGTGAATCGGGGACCTGCACCCTGAGAGAGGCCATCATTATCGGAAGCATTCTCACGAAGTGCTCGATCCCCGTTCTCCACTCCAGGTGAGGCTTCCACCTGTGTTTCATATCAGACAGACGTCAGCGAGCTCTGTCAGATTGTCTGGAGGGAGAGGTGTGTTGAAGTTGCGTAACCAGACTCTTTATCTTTCAGTGCTACGATGCTTAAGTTGGCAGAGATGGAGTACAACGGCGCCAACAGCATTTTCCTACGCCTCCTACTGGACAAGAAGTACGCCCTGCCTTTCCGTGTCCTAGATGCCTTGGTGGCTCACTTCCTCTCTTTCCGCAATGAGAAACGTGAGCTTCCTGTCCTGTGGCATCAGAGCTTACTCACCATGGCTCAACGCTACAAAGCTGACCTGGCGTCTGAGCAGAAGAACGCCCTCCTGGAGCTGCTCAGGATTCAAACGCACCCTCAGATCTCAGCAGAGATTCGCAGAGAACTGCAAAATTCGGAGTCCAGAGATATTGAAATTGGCCTTCCTGTTACTGTCGAAATGGACTGATACTTTGATCCCTGTTCAAAAACTAATTTGGAGGGTTGGATGTGAGTCAAACAAATCAGTTTTGAATAAAACTCTTGTTTCTGTGGCACTGTAATTGTTTGAATATGGTACTACAAACATACTAGATGACTAGATTCTAAAACATATTCCATATTTTTTAGTAATCTCCATTATAAACTGgttgtttttttactttataaTTTTCCAAACACTGTTGTTGAACGTACACAAATATATGCATGTGTGAAAGTTTAATTTAAATTTCCCTCATACGTATGCAAAACAGACGATGTCACATCACTTTGTATGTACAATTTAAAACTTCATAGCATTACATTTATTGCTAAAACCAGCATATTCATcctttaatataaaaaaaagtttaataagtaaaagaaaaaaaaggtttaccACATGCATCAGCGGGATTAAATATTTATGTCTTAGTAACCTGCAGAGCCAGGAGCTGGGCAGCGAGATGTGGCCCCACCAGGCCCAGATGCGGACACACGCCACGCCATGTGTGCGTAAAGCCCACGTGGAGTGGATGCTGGAGGTATTGCGGAGGAGGTGTTCCCTCAGGCGGTCCGTTACCTGGACAGCTATCTGAGTAGATGTGCCACGGAGGCGTCCGAGCTGCAGCTTCTGGCGACTGGCCTCCAAGATGAGAGACTCCCTTCCCATCTGTCTCAAAAGTCTATGCATCTACTCTGACAACTCCATTTCTGTGTCTGACATCCTGGTAAACCACCTATTTGATCACATATCTATACTTTGTTTTCCTGAGCTGCTGTTATTGCAACCtcccattatttttatgaacAGAAAGGCCGTTACTGTTTagataatacatttaaaaaactgcTTTTTAATGCAGTATGTCATTATAAGTTACATCAAAGTATATTTTAGATTGGATTAGATTTGAATTAGATTTCAATTTTGACCCGCTTGTCATGTCATTAGCTCTCCCGGGTACCAGTGTATAACTACTGTGTGGCATGTTTGTAACATTCCTGAGATTAAGATAAGTCCTGCTGTGGGCACCATCAGTTGGATCCACACCCTTCATCACACAGGTCGCTCCTAAAGGATATGGCCCTTTGTCAGAATCATCTTATAGTGTGTTGTATACAAATAATTAGAGTT
Above is a window of Synchiropus splendidus isolate RoL2022-P1 chromosome 6, RoL_Sspl_1.0, whole genome shotgun sequence DNA encoding:
- the usp49 gene encoding ubiquitin carboxyl-terminal hydrolase 49; this encodes MDRCKHVGRFRLGDNHSILNPQKWRCMDCSTTDSVWACLKCSHVACGHYVEEHSLKHFQESEHPLAMEVRELDVFCFECGDYVLNDNAEGDLKLLRGALSTVRSNGRRSLRSSTMESGPQPVMQVAMHHRRKALLGKMFQRWIRKHQELQNQRKEKLEAARQQKKEVKRRLLEELVNVPPRKSARLLTQAPRSTITLIPRKFRDPPERLPPSKKPSLLPLSRKAPQNGRAAKLGRYYSTHTVSRRRLAPGVTGLRNLGNTCYMNSILQVLSHLQKFRECFLTLDLCETEELLAKTNHSQAVKGMSGSVVSSGPLIGCPLGSVGKASSENLQVGQQPNPPPASQTTELVQPKEPRSSTRQQMSLCHELHTLFRVMWSGRWSLVSPFAMLHSVWNLIPAFRGYDQQDAQEFLCELLDKVQQELDTEGSKRRIVIPITKRKLSKQVLKVLNTIFHGQLLSQVTCLSCKHKSNTVEPFWDLSLEFPERYHSSDKSSGSAAYQRSCTLTEMLSKFTEMEALEGRIYACNHCNKRRRKTSHKPLVLSEARKQLLIYRLPQVLRLHLKRFRWSGRNHREKIGVHVAFDQVLNIKPYCCTGLGQSVHRGGYTYDLSAVVMHHGKGFGSGHYTAYCYNTEGGFWVHCNDSEMKVCSVEEVCNTQAYILFYTQRSS
- the med20 gene encoding mediator of RNA polymerase II transcription subunit 20 encodes the protein MGVTCVCQVPVAEGKSVQQSVDLLHKKLEQLGAVKQGSFCVDCETYHATGNVSGQPSKLLYVMHNSETPLSCLAMYEGGPCLVSDANFDVLMVKLKSHFQNAKAHKVECRGSRYRYCDFLIKVGTVTMSCSARGISVEVEYCPCVIPGDCWNLMKEFMQSFLGTNVPELPSVFSAKPEGLFAPADCVDTMTQYLELFNKLRKLQIQSSNAR
- the bysl gene encoding bystin, which encodes MPKVKKSKGAGGEKSGVAVALADQILQADTVRSKGRVKIRDTRAENDDSYVDERLSRKILQQARIQQEELQTEYGLAPEKKKKPVTVLGPQDTQDADSDEEWPALGAGPSDTDVGCDTEIVVDPDDEKAIEMFMNKNPPMRRTLADIIMEKITEKQTEVGTVMSEVSGLPAAQLDPRVVEVYRGVNKVLSKYRSGKLPKAFKIIPALSNWEQVLYLTEPESWTAAAMYQATRIFSSNLKERMAQRFYNLVLLPRVRDDIAEYKRLNYHLYSALKKALFKPGAWFKGILIPLCESGTCTLREAIIIGSILTKCSIPVLHSSATMLKLAEMEYNGANSIFLRLLLDKKYALPFRVLDALVAHFLSFRNEKRELPVLWHQSLLTMAQRYKADLASEQKNALLELLRIQTHPQISAEIRRELQNSESRDIEIGLPVTVEMD